A region from the Nematostella vectensis chromosome 13, jaNemVect1.1, whole genome shotgun sequence genome encodes:
- the LOC5519418 gene encoding transmembrane prolyl 4-hydroxylase, with product MGTGAIYFFLVGLIVLIYVSEATSNLYSDPRAHYSEPPKHVCDDGACDANDGPLMIGRKQGLTRLDGVKVGHTQEVDLGDDGRRTLITRAMRPLLFEIPDFLSSEECDHIISLANQIGMFSSMARGGLTKLETWEFTSDLKGKASGPRGEYKSWDQNMDGKITVPEIVKFAQIQRYLYLEEDEIRQIFTRLNMTELNDDVITREEFDSMNSMLLDGFLYELTRRHPKHRQRFSDQQWLNQKDSDTVLARLLERVRALTKLSKEIIYGSEYLQVVHYNVGGHYHTHYDTETHTQPEVTCCHQTYVSDPGKLHSGKCKLCRYITILYFLNDVEEGGETAFPFADNGTLNANHIVMNRAEGRDLHNLNEFCHEANLVVQPRKGTAIMWYNHLLDPRTDWMGDRDEFSLHGGCAVKKGHKWIANNWITAPYPHGAHVKSVYLPWAINQVGEEIEDIG from the exons ATGGGTACAGGcgctatatattttttcctggTTGGTTTAATTGTATTGATATATGTCTCTGAAGCCACTAGTAACTTGTATAGCGATCCAAGGGCACACTATTCGGAACCTCCTAAGCACGTTTGTGACGACGGAGCGTGTGATGCTAACGATGGCCCTCTGATGATTGGAAGAAAGCAAGGACTTACACGGCTAGACGGTGTGAAG GTTGGCCACACACAAGAGGTCGATCTTGGCGACGATGGGAGGAGAACACTAATTACTCGGGCAATGCGTCCATTGTTGTTTG AAATCCCCGATTTTCTGTCAAGCGAGGAGTGTGATCATATCATATcgctagccaatcagattggCATGTTCAGCAGCATGGCGAGAGGGGGGCTTACGAAGCTTGAGACCTGGGAGTTCACGTCTGACC TCAAAGGTAAAGCTAGCGGACCACGTGGCGAATACAAAAGCTGGGATCAAAACATGGATGGCAAGATCACAGTACCTGAG ATAGTTAAGTTTGCTCAGATACAGAGATACTTGTACTTAGAAGAAGACGAAATTCGTCAAAT TTTCACCAGACTGAACATGACAGAGTTAAACGACG ACGTGATAACCCGAGAAGAGTTTGACTCGATGAATAGCATGCTACTAGACGGGTTTTTATACGAGTTAACTCGTCGTCACCCGAAGCATCGACAGCGGTTTAGCGACCAGCAGTGGCTGAACCAGAAAGACAGCGACACCGTGCTTGCTCGACTACTGGAAAG AGTTAGAGCACTGACTAAGCTCTCGAAGGAAATCATTTACGGTAGTGAATATCTTCAG GTGGTGCATTATAACGTTGGTGGCCATTACCACACACACTACGACACCGAAACGCACACACAACCGGAAGTCACGTGCTGCCATCAGACCTATGTCAGCGATCCCGGCAAGCTTCACTCGGGAAAATGTAAACTTTGCAG ATACATCACAATTCTTTACTTTTTGAATGACGTTGAAGAAGGAGGAGAGACAGCGTTCCCATTTGCAGACAACGGAACTCTGAATGCAAAT CACATTGTTATGAACCGCGCAGAAGGCCGTGACTTGCACAACCTGAACGAGTTCTGTCACGAGGCGAACCTTGTGGTGCAACCGCGCAAGGGGACAGCTATCATGTGGTACAACCATCTGCTAGATCCGCGCACTGATTGGATGGGAGATCGTGACGAGTTCAGTCTTCACGGCGGCTGCGCAGTAAAGAAGGGACACAAGTGGATTGCGAATAACTGGATCACGGCGCCGTACCCACATGGGGCGCACGTGAAGAGTGTGTACCTGCCTTGGGCCATTAATCAGGTTGGCGAGGAGATAGAAGATATTGGATAA
- the LOC5519416 gene encoding transmembrane prolyl 4-hydroxylase: MAPMISHRTLSLFVFAVLGCFAEDQYDMSCENGVCYRNEDEGPCMDDDRPRLYRWEPITKGYTRELELEPGKKWKMITVANKPPVFEIPNFLSHDEVEHIKQLAIKKGLQTSIMHFDKRLLDAKKNISGHSQGAAASFNSWDFDRDGKITREEVKDFAEFYKYLYLSLEEVEEMIEKLDLRQFEDGGVTDDDWPTFPTASIVSYMDTLKDQHPRHRERYSNQAWLGQGRKADDVMKRLRARTGKLTRLPPELMQGSEPVQVVRYGKDGHYNGHYDSQSISEHPGYKCCHIVGADRVQCRLCRYATVLYYLNEVPEGGETAFPAADNETYSEEAFVREKRGDRFNLLQYCKDSRLLVKPELGKAILWYNHFVDEDNGFLGERDDYTIHGGCGVSKGHKWVANNWLTAFDPSNIGSKSSFDDSEDPAHMVRDFK; encoded by the exons ATGGCTCCGATGATCTCGCATAGGACTCTttcactgtttgtttttgctgttttggggTGCTTTGCTGAAGACCAGTATGACATGAGTTGCGAAAATGGAGTTTGTTATCGAAATGAAGACGAAGGCCCTTGCATGGATGACGATCGACCAAGACTCTACCGCTGGGAGCCCATCACA AAAGGCTATACAAGAGAGTTGGAACTCGAACCTGGAAAAAAGTGGAAAATGATCACCGTTGCAAACAAACCACCAGTCTTTG AAATCCCCAATTTTCTTAGTCATGATGAGGTCGAACACATCAAGCAGCTAGCGATCAAGAAAGGTCTTCAGACAAGCATCATGCACTTCGACAAACGGCTATTGGACGCCAAGAAGAACATCTCAG GACACTCTCAAGGAGCCGCGGCAAGTTTTAACAGCTGGGACTTCGATCGAGATGGCAAGATTACTAGGGAAGAG GTTAAAGACTTCGCAGAATTCTACAAATACCTTTACTTGAGTCTAGAAGAAGTTGAGGAGAT GATAGAGAAGTTGGATCTTCGCCAGTTTGAAGATG GCGGAGTGACGGATGACGACTGGCCCACCTTCCCGACAGCCTCTATTGTGTCGTACATGGACACACTGAAGGACCAGCACCCACGTCATCGAGAACGATACAGCAACCAGGCCTGGCTTGGTCAAGGTCGAAAGGCTGACGACGTCATGAAGAGGCTGCGCGCAAG AACCGGAAAGCTGACAAGATTACCACCGGAGCTAATGCAAGGAAGTGAGCCCGTCCAG GTCGTGCGATACGGTAAAGATGGTCATTATAATGGTCATTATGACAGCCAGTCAATCAGTGAACATCCGGGATACAAGTGTTGTCACATTGTCGGCGCTGACCGGGTGCAATGCAGGCTCTGTCG TTATGCCACGGTCTTGTACTATCTAAATGAGGTACCTGAGGGAGGCGAGACAGCGTTCCCTGCCGCTGACAACGAAACCTACAGCGAAGAG GCTTTTGTACGTGAGAAACGAGGAGACAGATTCAACCTGCTTCAGTATTGCAAAGACTCCCGTCTCCTTGTGAAACCCGAGCTTGGCAAAGCCATCCTTTGGTACAACCATTTTGTTGACGAGGATAACGGATTCCTTGGCGAGAGGGATGATTATACCATACATGGAGGTTGTGGTGTAAGCAAAGGGCATAAATGGGTAGCGAATAACTGGCTGACGGCTTTTGATCCGTCGAACATTGGAAGCAAAAGCAGTTTCGATGACTCTGAAGACCCGGCTCATATGGTCAGAGATTTTAAATAG
- the LOC5519431 gene encoding transmembrane prolyl 4-hydroxylase, translating to MIKLFLYLTLISIAFDYCIASNNFSKNPDEKSDCSRQHCRIDVADEGPCLDDGRARLYRWDPVKVGHKRRVKLEEGKTVSMITRAIQPPIFEIPNFLSDEECDYILKKAKKAGMHSSDIHLDPITDKYKKMIRSTEGHSNSTAGYFLNWDVDRDFQITKKEIMIFAERVKYLALEDYDIEEMIENLDLKELKDDGVIDYEEWKTFPTQDIDMYMNNLKEHHPHHKDRFSDQVWLFQGRKADKNLRILRERILKLTRLSKEIIYGSEPLQVVGYKKRGHYNAHYDGTRKSDFPETSCCHFNLLRVPFCRLCRYITILYYLNDVEEGGETAFPVADVPNFNETDFRERRDGDLYNLNRFCHSAKVVVKPKKGKAIMWYNFLRDEKTGWMGVRDDNSLHGGCDVRKGEKYIANNWIPAPEADSANETSDYLDPEEVPHGKFVKKNSKKSKKATKKTKKSKKKSKKSKKD from the exons ATGATAAAGTTATTTCTGTATCTGACTCTAATCTCCATAGCTTTTGATTACTGTATTGCCAGTAATAACTTTAGCAAAAATCCTGATGAAAAGAGTGATTGTTCGAGGCAGCATTGTCGTATTGACGTGGCCGACGAAGGACCGTGCTTGGACGATGGAAGAGCAAGACTTTACCGCTGGGACCCAGTCAAG GTTGGACACAAGCGGAGGGTTAAACTCGAGGAGGGCAAGACTGTTTCGATGATAACACGAGCGATACAGCCTCCCATATTTG AAATTCCTAATTTTCTTTCCGATGAGGAATGTGATTACATCttgaaaaaagcaaaaaaagcgGGAATGCACTCGAGTGATATCCATCTTGACCCCATCACAGACAAATACAAGAAAATGATTAGGTCTACCGAGG gTCATTCAAACAGCACGGCTGGTTACTTTCTCAATTGGGACGTGGACAGGGATTTTCAAATCACCAAGAAAGAG ATTATGATCTTTGCTGAGAGGGTTAAATATCTGGCTTTGGAAGACTACGACATTGAGGAAAT GATCGAAAACTTGGATCTCAAAGAActtaaagatgacg GAGTGATTGATTACGAGGAGTGGAAAACCTTTCCCACCCAGGACATCGACATGTACATGAACAATCTTAAAGAGCATCACCCCCACCACAAGGACCGCTTCAGCGACCAGGTGTGGCTATTCCAGGGGCGCAAGGCTGATAAGAATCTAAGGATTCTACGAGAGAG GATCTTAAAACTAACTCGTCTGTCAAAGGAGATCATATATGGCTCTGAGCCCCTGCAGGTTGTCGGGTACAAGAAACGTGGACATTATAACGCTCACTACGACGGCACAAGGAAATCAGACTTTCCTGAGACATCGTGTTGCCACTTCAACCTGCTACGCGTACCCTTCTGCCGTCTGTGCAG GTATATCACCATCCTTTATTACCTTAATGATGTCGAGGAAGGAGGAGAGACGGCATTCCCTGTAGCGGACGTACCCAACTTTAACGAGACG GATTTCCGCGAGAGACGAGATGGTGACCTGTACAACTTGAATCGCTTTTGCCACTCTGCCAAGGTTGTTGTCAAACCAAAAAAAGGCAAAGCGATCATGTGGTACAACTTCCTGCGTGACGAAAAAACGGGCTGGATGGGAGTACGTGACGACAACTCATTACATGGCGGATGTGACGTCAGAAAGGGCGAAAAGTACATAGCCAATAACTGGATCCCAGCCCCTGAAGCTGACTCGGCTAACGAGACCAGTGACTACCTAGACCCTGAGGAAGTTCCACATGGGAAGTTTGTCAAGAAGAATTCTAAAAAATCGAAAAAGGCGACcaaaaagacgaaaaagtcaaagaaaaagtcgaaaaaatctaaaaaggACTGA